One region of Limnospira fusiformis SAG 85.79 genomic DNA includes:
- a CDS encoding zinc-dependent alcohol dehydrogenase family protein translates to MKAIVMTKVGKPEVLQLQEVPDPQIKTATQVLVRLKAAGVNPIDTKLRSRGTFYPDQMPAILGCDGAGIVEAVGSAVEDFAVGDEVYFCDGGLGAQTGNYAELTVVEEKFIARKPISLGFAEAAAAPLVLITAWEALYDRGRLQPGQQVLIHAGAGGVGHVAIQLAKLQGAEVATTVGSTENAAFVQELGADLVINYKEEDFVEAVLHWTQGEGVDLAFDTVGKETFFQSVYAVRNYGDIVTLLEPDFSLGNLKDARTKNLRISWELMLTPMLQNREDDQLDQTKILQQCARLIDENKLNIFLNQTFPLAEAAASHQLLEAGGMKGKLALVINDNDDSDDDSDDDSDDENQG, encoded by the coding sequence ATGAAAGCCATTGTCATGACCAAAGTTGGGAAACCCGAGGTTTTGCAACTCCAAGAAGTCCCCGACCCGCAAATCAAAACAGCCACCCAAGTTTTAGTCCGACTAAAAGCCGCCGGAGTTAATCCTATTGATACTAAACTCCGCAGTCGTGGCACATTTTATCCTGACCAAATGCCCGCGATTTTAGGCTGTGATGGTGCTGGGATAGTTGAAGCTGTCGGTAGCGCAGTTGAAGATTTTGCCGTTGGTGATGAAGTCTATTTTTGTGATGGTGGACTCGGCGCACAGACCGGAAATTATGCCGAGTTAACAGTAGTAGAAGAAAAATTTATCGCCCGGAAACCTATTTCCCTTGGCTTTGCTGAGGCTGCCGCCGCACCTTTAGTATTAATTACTGCTTGGGAGGCTTTGTACGATCGCGGCAGGTTACAACCCGGACAGCAGGTGCTAATTCATGCTGGGGCTGGAGGTGTTGGTCATGTTGCTATTCAACTAGCTAAACTGCAAGGGGCAGAAGTAGCAACTACTGTGGGATCTACCGAAAACGCAGCTTTTGTTCAAGAGTTAGGGGCTGATTTAGTCATTAACTATAAAGAGGAAGATTTTGTCGAGGCTGTCCTGCATTGGACTCAAGGCGAAGGCGTTGATTTAGCCTTTGATACAGTCGGGAAAGAAACATTTTTTCAGAGTGTTTATGCCGTCCGCAATTATGGAGATATTGTCACCCTATTAGAGCCAGATTTTAGCCTCGGAAATCTCAAGGATGCCCGAACTAAAAATCTGCGGATTTCTTGGGAATTGATGTTAACTCCCATGCTGCAAAATCGCGAGGATGACCAGTTAGACCAAACCAAGATTTTACAGCAGTGTGCCAGGTTAATTGATGAGAATAAGTTGAATATTTTCCTTAACCAAACTTTTCCCCTCGCCGAGGCGGCTGCTTCTCATCAGTTATTGGAAGCTGGGGGAATGAAAGGTAAATTAGCCTTAGTTATCAATGATAATGATGATAGTGATGATGATAGTGATGATGATAGTGATGATGAGAATCAAGGTTAG
- a CDS encoding pentapeptide repeat-containing protein — MRLIKIALCVLLLTVFMLRSSLSVQAANGQPEPTLLTLELLQERLNNPSNIEGVAAIDLQHLIIDIRPENAEFRNQFYRLLKTTLNQSTKPLGLDLSYSQIQGDFNGGNLGVRVPLIEETIKSVFSQEEVEQIKSKSAYLSIFKSPQSFSASLPKLTVWRGRLKLEETQFQGKVDFHNIFFLKGVDSRYADFQKTANWSDCRLSLLANFGGASFRESANFQHSYFITSAQFKQANFQGLTDFQGSHFNGGNFHQVRFGGAADFDKTVWEESTDFSDSLWSDRAGFTKSIFNASVSFNQSRFADSVDFRDTRFSENLNLREASIEGLMDFSDVGFNHGKMLNIDHFMFDSKAAQIMGDPGIIGQLITVPTLQGNENLLRKLIRNFREQEQIVDANYIELLRAKLRLNTWWGRIFGVNINTASVSRLVAIGFEPQQAETIVRVREEQPFRNLVEILRLDGINLATYITVYNRAIANSQEAAIADNYSSCWQRFLRLTHLKYGVEKLLTILQWLQWEILLLLTGYGTNFPLIFGVGIVAIAYFGLLFWLVDRVRRWRPSPILPTPLETTSMVGSYAIFTAIGLLEIFSASTQPGLTLLCLGVFLLPIPGLILGIIYRRGRYHNLLNTSYLTEDGSLRQLRLMIGRLPIMPRYPLFRERYLPILWDRRWNWLNYYDFSLNNLLKFGFNDLRMRDEFVPGLITTLVWYQWSLGVLYLILLLWTLSRTIPGLNLLIYLK; from the coding sequence ATGAGGCTAATTAAAATTGCCCTGTGTGTTCTGCTGTTGACTGTTTTTATGCTGCGTTCATCCCTATCTGTTCAGGCGGCAAATGGTCAACCAGAACCCACTTTATTGACCCTAGAATTGCTCCAGGAAAGGCTAAATAATCCTAGCAACATTGAGGGAGTCGCTGCTATTGATTTACAGCATCTCATTATTGATATACGCCCCGAAAATGCTGAGTTTAGGAACCAGTTTTATCGACTATTAAAAACTACTCTAAATCAGTCAACTAAACCCCTAGGATTAGACTTGAGTTATTCCCAAATTCAAGGGGATTTTAATGGGGGTAACTTGGGGGTGAGAGTTCCCCTGATTGAAGAAACTATTAAATCTGTATTTTCCCAGGAAGAAGTAGAGCAAATTAAGTCTAAATCCGCCTATTTATCAATTTTTAAATCCCCTCAATCTTTCTCAGCATCTTTGCCTAAATTAACCGTATGGCGGGGACGATTGAAATTAGAAGAAACACAATTTCAGGGAAAAGTTGATTTTCACAATATCTTTTTTCTCAAAGGGGTTGATAGTCGTTATGCAGATTTTCAGAAAACCGCTAATTGGTCTGATTGTCGGTTGAGTTTGTTGGCAAATTTTGGCGGGGCTAGTTTCCGAGAATCTGCGAATTTTCAACATAGCTATTTTATCACATCTGCACAATTTAAGCAAGCTAATTTTCAGGGATTAACCGACTTCCAAGGTAGTCATTTTAATGGGGGTAATTTTCACCAAGTGCGATTTGGTGGGGCGGCGGATTTTGACAAAACTGTTTGGGAGGAAAGCACAGATTTTAGCGATTCTTTGTGGTCAGACAGGGCGGGTTTTACTAAGTCTATATTTAATGCTTCTGTGAGTTTTAATCAGTCTCGATTTGCGGATTCTGTGGATTTTAGAGATACTCGCTTTAGTGAAAACTTGAATCTCCGAGAAGCCAGTATTGAGGGATTAATGGATTTTAGTGATGTGGGTTTTAATCATGGTAAAATGTTGAATATTGACCATTTTATGTTTGACTCTAAAGCCGCTCAAATTATGGGAGATCCGGGAATAATTGGTCAATTGATAACTGTTCCGACTCTTCAGGGAAATGAGAATTTACTGCGAAAGTTGATTAGAAATTTTCGGGAACAGGAACAAATTGTTGATGCTAATTATATCGAGTTGTTGCGGGCGAAATTACGATTAAATACTTGGTGGGGACGAATTTTTGGGGTGAATATTAACACCGCTTCCGTTTCCCGGTTGGTGGCTATTGGTTTTGAACCGCAACAGGCGGAAACTATTGTCCGAGTTAGGGAAGAACAACCTTTTCGGAATTTGGTGGAAATTCTCAGGCTGGATGGTATTAATTTGGCGACTTATATTACAGTATATAATCGCGCGATCGCTAATAGTCAAGAAGCCGCTATAGCTGATAACTATAGTAGTTGTTGGCAGCGTTTTTTGAGGCTAACTCATCTCAAATATGGGGTCGAAAAACTGTTAACTATTCTCCAATGGTTACAGTGGGAAATTTTGCTATTGCTAACTGGATATGGCACTAATTTTCCCCTAATTTTTGGGGTGGGAATAGTGGCGATCGCCTATTTTGGCTTATTGTTTTGGCTGGTAGATCGGGTCAGACGCTGGCGACCATCTCCCATTCTTCCCACCCCTTTAGAAACTACTTCTATGGTGGGAAGTTATGCTATATTTACGGCGATCGGTTTATTAGAAATTTTCTCCGCTTCTACTCAACCAGGACTTACCCTCCTCTGTTTAGGTGTGTTTCTCCTTCCTATTCCGGGTCTAATTTTAGGGATTATTTATCGGCGCGGACGCTATCATAATTTATTGAATACCTCCTATTTAACAGAAGATGGTAGCCTGCGACAGTTACGATTAATGATTGGTCGTCTTCCCATAATGCCGCGTTATCCTCTCTTCCGTGAAAGGTATTTACCGATTTTATGGGATCGGCGTTGGAATTGGTTAAATTACTATGATTTCAGTTTGAATAATTTGCTAAAATTTGGCTTTAATGACCTGCGAATGCGCGATGAATTTGTCCCCGGTTTAATCACCACTTTGGTTTGGTATCAGTGGAGTTTGGGAGTCCTCTATTTGATTCTGCTATTATGGACCCTTTCTCGCACCATCCCCGGATTAAACCTATTAATCTATTTAAAATAA
- a CDS encoding CobW family GTP-binding protein, whose amino-acid sequence MTGATQSSSALIPDLPKRGMPVTIITGFLGSGKTTLLNQILENKQNLKIAVLVNEFGDINIDSQLLVSTDDDMVELSNGCICCTINEGLVDAVYRVLERSDRIDYMVIETTGVADPLPIILTFLGTELRDLTNLDSVIGVVDSESFTPDHFDSEAALKQISYSDMIILNKTDLATAEKLQELEAYISTVKRGARIIRSEYGRVPLPLILDVGLTPTEEYQDHDDHDHDHDHDHDHDHDHHHHHHHSDHLANDGFVSIAFESDRPFDVNKFEQFLTEKMPTGVFRAKGILWFSESETPYIFQLSGPRYDIQLGETLRQSKNQVVFIGRHLNSEEIKQQLNSCLV is encoded by the coding sequence ATGACCGGAGCCACACAATCATCATCGGCTTTGATTCCAGATTTGCCGAAGCGGGGAATGCCTGTGACAATTATTACGGGTTTTTTGGGGAGTGGTAAAACCACTTTACTTAATCAAATTTTGGAAAATAAACAGAATTTGAAAATTGCGGTTTTGGTTAATGAATTTGGGGATATTAATATTGATTCTCAGTTGCTCGTCTCCACTGATGATGATATGGTGGAGTTGAGCAATGGTTGCATTTGCTGCACGATTAACGAGGGGTTAGTTGATGCGGTTTATCGGGTTTTGGAAAGAAGCGATCGCATTGATTATATGGTGATTGAAACTACAGGGGTGGCTGACCCTCTCCCGATTATTTTAACGTTTTTAGGTACGGAATTAAGAGATTTAACTAACCTGGATTCTGTGATTGGTGTGGTGGACTCGGAAAGTTTTACCCCAGATCACTTTGACAGTGAAGCGGCTTTAAAACAAATCTCCTACAGTGATATGATTATCTTGAATAAAACTGACTTGGCGACTGCTGAGAAGCTGCAAGAATTGGAGGCTTATATTTCCACCGTTAAACGGGGTGCAAGAATTATTAGAAGTGAATATGGTAGGGTTCCATTACCGTTAATTTTGGATGTGGGTTTAACGCCTACTGAAGAGTATCAAGACCACGACGACCACGACCACGACCACGACCACGACCACGACCACGACCACGACCACCATCATCATCATCACCATTCTGATCATTTAGCCAATGATGGTTTTGTGTCTATTGCGTTTGAAAGCGATCGCCCTTTTGATGTCAACAAATTCGAGCAATTTTTAACTGAAAAAATGCCAACTGGAGTATTTCGCGCTAAAGGGATTCTCTGGTTTAGTGAGAGTGAAACACCCTACATTTTTCAACTTAGCGGTCCCCGGTATGATATTCAACTAGGGGAAACTTTGAGACAATCTAAAAACCAGGTAGTTTTTATTGGTCGTCATCTCAACAGCGAGGAAATTAAGCAGCAGTTAAATAGTTGTTTAGTCTGA
- the folE gene encoding GTP cyclohydrolase I FolE, whose product MTLAQELQASINGNLPNLTTETAPLVSEEEMRQAVRTLLLGLGENPDREGLKDTPKRVVKALKFLTSGYHQSLDELLNGAVFHENTDEMVLVRDIDIFSSCEHHILPILGRAHVAYIPDGKVIGLSKVARICEMYARRLQVQERLTAQIADALQGLLKPKGVAVVVEASHMCMVMRGVQKVGSWTSTSAVRGVFSEDAKTRQEFMSLIRHTPNFS is encoded by the coding sequence ATGACTTTAGCCCAGGAACTTCAAGCCAGTATCAATGGCAATTTACCCAATTTGACCACCGAAACAGCACCTTTAGTTTCTGAGGAAGAAATGCGTCAAGCGGTGCGGACTTTGTTACTGGGACTTGGAGAAAATCCCGACCGGGAAGGTTTGAAGGATACCCCTAAACGGGTGGTTAAAGCCTTAAAGTTTTTGACCTCTGGTTATCATCAGTCTCTGGATGAACTGCTAAATGGTGCGGTATTTCATGAGAATACTGATGAGATGGTTTTGGTGCGAGATATCGATATCTTTAGTTCTTGTGAACACCATATTTTACCTATCTTAGGTCGCGCTCATGTCGCTTATATTCCTGATGGTAAAGTTATCGGATTATCTAAGGTGGCTCGTATCTGTGAAATGTATGCTAGAAGGTTACAGGTTCAAGAAAGATTGACTGCTCAAATTGCCGATGCTTTACAGGGTTTACTCAAGCCGAAAGGGGTCGCTGTTGTCGTGGAAGCCAGCCATATGTGTATGGTCATGCGCGGTGTACAAAAGGTGGGTTCTTGGACTTCTACCAGTGCGGTGCGGGGGGTGTTTTCTGAGGATGCCAAAACTCGCCAAGAGTTTATGTCTTTGATTCGCCATACCCCGAATTTTAGCTAG